The Halosimplex litoreum genome has a window encoding:
- a CDS encoding DUF5795 family protein, whose translation MADNRVVQGRMVTPKRLAELIEGESVMDAEPIEDADRDCPDCGENVLKVGYMPGVTSFVTGYKCQECDWAEIEDDD comes from the coding sequence ATGGCAGACAATCGCGTCGTGCAGGGGCGGATGGTCACGCCCAAACGCCTGGCCGAGCTGATAGAGGGCGAGTCGGTCATGGACGCCGAACCCATCGAAGACGCCGACCGGGACTGTCCCGACTGCGGCGAGAACGTCCTGAAAGTCGGCTACATGCCCGGCGTCACCTCCTTCGTCACCGGCTACAAGTGCCAGGAGTGCGACTGGGCGGAGATCGAAGACGACGACTGA